A genomic segment from Syngnathus scovelli strain Florida chromosome 3, RoL_Ssco_1.2, whole genome shotgun sequence encodes:
- the rfk gene encoding riboflavin kinase: protein MLTTLASIAVAIRSTSASFCRVGTSSGLVPGSWRSRSSAQSSSLSNPTQRMKSLPYFCRGEVVRGFGRGSKELGIPTANFPDCVVEHLPADISTGIYYGWACVGNGDVHKMVMSIGWNPYYKNTKKSMETHVIHQFKEDFYGETLSVVMVGYIRPERSYDSLEALIAAINGDILEAKVQLERPEHVKLREDNFFTSHSTSTSAASSSSSQTFINGH from the exons ATGCTAACCACCCTAGCTAGCATAGCAG TGGCCATTCGCTCGACCTCGGCTAGTTTTTGCCGTGTCGGGACTTCGTCTGGACTTGTACCTGGCTCGTGGCGTTCGAGGTCATCCGCGCAGTCCAGCTCTTTATCAAACCCCACGCAAAGAATGAAGAGCCTGCCGTACTTCTGCCGGGGAGAGGTCGTTCGAGGCTTCGGGAGAGGAAGCAAAGAACTGGGAATTCCGACTG CTAACTTCCCCGACTGTGTGGTGGAGCATCTGCCCGCTGACATCAGCACGGGCATCTACTACGGCTGGGCCTGCGTGGGCAACGGCGACGTGCACAAGATGGTGATGAGCATCGGCTGGAACCCGTATTACAAGAACACCAAAAAGTCCATG GAAACTCATGTGATCCACCAGTTCAAAGAGGATTTCTACGGCGAGACTCTCAGTGTCGTCATGGTGGGTTACATCCGTCCGGAGCGAAGCTACGACTCACTCG AGGCGCTCATCGCTGCCATTAACGGCGACATCTTGGAGGCCAAGGTCCAGCTAGAGAGGCCAGAGCACGTCAAGCTGCGGGAGGACAATTTCTTCACCAGCCATTCCACTTCCACTTCAgcagcctcctcttcctcttcacaGACTTTCATCAACGGACACTGA